In Pirellulales bacterium, the DNA window GGGGGGACACCCGCACGCGGCTTTTCCCCGGCAAGGCCGAAGCGGCCCAGCGCGTGGAACTGGGGTTTCAAGTTCCCGGCGTGCTCATCGAGCTGCCCGTTCGCGAAGGCCAGGCGGTGAAGAAGGGAGATGTCATCGGCCGCTTGCGCCCCGATGAATTCCAGGCTCGTCTGACCGCCTTGCAAGGCGAACTCGATCGGGCGCGGGCGGCGTTGCGCGCCCTGCAAACCGGCGAACGTACCGAGCAGCGGCTGCGGCTCGAATCGCAGGTCCGCGCGGCCGAGGCACAACTCGTCAATGCCCGGGCGCAGTTCGATCGTTCGTCGCGGCTGGTCGAATCGCGCACGATCTCGCGCGAGGTGTTCGACCGCGATAAGGCCGCTTATCGCGTGGCGCAGGAAGAACACAACGCGGCCGTGCAAATGCTCGAAATGGGCATGATCGCACGCGAAGAGGACATCGAGGCGCAGGAGGCCGCCATTCGGGGGCTCGAGGGCCGCGTGGTGGAGGCGAATCTCCAACTGGAAGATGCCACGCTCCGCGCCCCCTACGACGGGGTCATCGCGCAGCGGTTTGTCGAGGTGAACCAAAACGTCACCGCCGGACAGCCGATCGTCAAGTTTCAGGACGTCGACGAGATCGAGGTGGTGGTCGACGTGCCCGAGTCGATCATGGCCGCCGATCTGAGCCGGGCCGATATCGTCTCGATCCTGGTCGAATTCAGTGGGGCGCCGGGCTTGCAGTTTCCGGCGCACATCGAGGAGATCGCCCAGCGGGCCGATCCCGTCACGCAAACGTTCCAAGTCCGCGTCGCGCTACAGGCTACCGAAGGAGTGAATGTGCTGCCAGGCATGACCTCGACGGTCAACTTCACCTATCGCCGGGCGCGAGTGCTGCAAAACCATCTCGAGGCCCCCATCACCGCCCTGGCCAAGAATGCCGAGGGACAGCAAGGCGTGTGGCTCGTGGGCGAGGACGAGGTCGTCGCGTGGCGCCCCGTGAAGCTCGGCGCCGCCAGCGGGAGTCTGATCGAAATCGTCGAAGGGCTTTCGCCGGGGGACCGCATTGCCGTCGCGGGCGTAAACTTTCTCCGCGAGGGAATGAAGGTGCGCGAGCTGGGTGACGCACTCGGGGGGCAGCTATGAACCCTGGGGTCCTCTCGGTTCGCAAC includes these proteins:
- a CDS encoding efflux RND transporter periplasmic adaptor subunit, whose translation is MKAFSRGLARRASRWQAAGLALALIVWSGCSSGDKDRVVPVRPVRTVVVTPGGDTRTRLFPGKAEAAQRVELGFQVPGVLIELPVREGQAVKKGDVIGRLRPDEFQARLTALQGELDRARAALRALQTGERTEQRLRLESQVRAAEAQLVNARAQFDRSSRLVESRTISREVFDRDKAAYRVAQEEHNAAVQMLEMGMIAREEDIEAQEAAIRGLEGRVVEANLQLEDATLRAPYDGVIAQRFVEVNQNVTAGQPIVKFQDVDEIEVVVDVPESIMAADLSRADIVSILVEFSGAPGLQFPAHIEEIAQRADPVTQTFQVRVALQATEGVNVLPGMTSTVNFTYRRARVLQNHLEAPITALAKNAEGQQGVWLVGEDEVVAWRPVKLGAASGSLIEIVEGLSPGDRIAVAGVNFLREGMKVRELGDALGGQL